The sequence GTGGGCTTTTCTATTTTTATGGCGCACTCGGAAGGATTCGAACCTTCGACCGCTCGGTTCGTAGCCGAGTACTCTATCCAGCTGAGCTACGAGTGCGTGAGGCCGCGTAATATATTGATTAGCGGCTTTTGAGTCAAGTAAAACTGGCTGTTACCGGCAACAAATTCAGGCTGTTGCTTCAGCTAATATCCTGTTGAGCGTAGCACTGGCCCGCATCACTTCTTTCACTTGCTTGCGATCCGCGTGGAAGTAACCATCGATACCTGCCGGTCTGCCTTGTACGGCTTCAAGTTCACCCAGAATATTCCGCTCATTCTCTTCCAGCTGTTTAGCAAAAGGAGCGAATTGTGCTGCCAGCTCAGGATCCTCGGCTTGCTCTGCCACCGCCTGGGCCCAGTACATCCCCAGATAAAAATGACTGCCGCGGTTGTCCAGTTCGCCGGTTTTGCGCGAAGGTGACTTGTTATTTTCCAGCAGTTTACCGGTCGCCTGATCCAGTGTTTTGGCGAGTACTTTGGCTTTGGCGTTGTTGCTCTTGATGCCCAGATCTTCCAGCGACACTGCCAGCGCCAGAAACTCGCCCAGAGAATCCCAGCGCAGGTGATTCTCTTCCAGAACCTGCTGTACGTGTTTGGGGGCTGAACCACCGGCACCAGTTTCGTACATGCCACCACCTTTCAGCATGGGCACAATTGACAACATTTTGGCGGAAGTACCCAGCTCCATGATCGGAAACAGGTCGGTGAGGTAATCACGCAAGACATTGCCTGTAACCGAAATGGTATCCCTGCCGCGAATCAGCCGTTCCATGGTGCGACGAATGGCTTCCACGTAGGTCATAATACGGATATCGAGCCCTTTGGTGTCATGATCTTTCAGATAGCGCTCAACTTTTTTGATCAATTGAATATCGTGTGGACGGTTGCGATCGAGCCAGAAAATGGCTGGGGTGTTCGATTGCCGTGAACGGATAACGGCCAGTTTCACCCAGTCGCGCACAGGCTCGTCTTTGGTCTGGCAGGCGCGCCAGATGTCACCTTTTTTCACATCATGCTGCATCAATACATTGCCATCGGTATCAACGATGCGCATCACACCATCAGCTTGCATCTCGAATGTTTTATCGTGGGAGCCATATTCCTCTGCTTTTTTCGCCATCAAGCCAACATTAGGTACAGTGCCTATGGTGGTCGGGTCGAAGGCGCCATTTGTTTTGCAGAAGTTAATCATTTCCTGGTAAATGGTGGAATAGGTACTTTCCGGCATGACCGCTTTGGTATCTTTGGGTTTACCGTCAGGCCCCCACATTTGACCACCATTACGAATCATCGCAGGCATGGAGGCATCCACAATCACATCGCTGGGCACGTGGAGGTTGGTAATACCCTTCACTGAATCCACCATTGCCAGTTCCGGACGATTTTCATAGCAGGCGTGGATATCTTCCATGATTTCTTCGCGTTGGGAGCGAGGCAGTGACTGAATTTTCTCGTACACACTGCTCAGACCATTATTGGGATTGACACCCAGCTCCTTAAACTTTTCCCCGTGCTTTTCAAAAAGGTCTTTGTAGAACACGGTAACCGCATGGCCAAACACAATCGGGTGAGAAACCTTCATCATGGTGGCCTTCACGTGTAATGACCACATCACGCCTGACTCTTTGGCATCCTGCAGGGTATTTTCAAAAAATTCGCGCAAAGCCTTCACGCTCATGCGCATACTGTCAATAATTTCGCCCGCTTCCAGACTGAGTTCCTTTTTAACCGTCACCTCGCCTTTTGGTGTCACAAACTCAATACGCACATCAGTCGGCTTATCCATCGTGATTGACTGCTCGGCAGAGTAGAAGTCACCTCCCCTCATATAATCAGCATGAGAACGCGAAGCCATGCTCCATGGCTTCATGCTGTGCGGGTACTTGCGAGCATAGGCCTTCACCGCTGCGGGCGCTCGCCTGTCCGAGTTGCCTTCCCGCAAAACAGGGTTAACCGCACTGCCCAGCACTTTATTGTAACGTTGCTGTATATCCTTCTCTGTCTCTGTTTCCGGACTCTCGGGGTAATCCGGAATGCCATAACCCTGTGCCTGTAACTCGGCTATACAGTTTTTAAGCTGGGGAATGGAAGCACTGATATTAGGCAGCTTGATAATATTAGCCTGGGGATCTTGCGTCAGCTCACCCAGAAATGCCAGGCCATCCAGTACTTTTTGATCATCGTTCAGGTAATCGGAAAATACTGACAAAACTCTGTTGCCGAGAGAGATATTGGTGATTTTGACATCGACACCTGCCGCATTGGTAAAAGCGCGAACTATCGGTAGTAGTGAACAGGTTGCCAGGGATGGTGCTTCATCGGTAAGGGTGTAATAAATCGTCTGATTCTGGGTCACGAGCTATCCTATTAATTCTACTTTTGACTGAAACTTGAAACTGCTGGGAGAGGATACAGCGGCACTGTATTCTAAACCAAATAGGCCATCAGGTCAGCCGGGAAATCGGTTTTTAGGCAGAATCGCAACAGCCGTAAAGAAAAACTTCACAAAATTACCACCAGGCTATGTCTAAAAGGTGACGAAACTGCTATTTTCAGCAACAAATATGCGCTTTCATTAGTGTTAGCAGGCTCTGGTGTTTATCACAGGGTTTTGGCACTCTGGCACTAATCGGCTTTGATTGTGTCTGAGAACGTACTCTCACCCTGAGCGGAAAAAGCTTAATATCTGGATAAAGTAATGTATCGCTACTTGGTTACCAGTTTACTGGCCTTGATTTTTTGTGGAACGACTATAGCGCAAACCCACGCCACTGCCACAAACCCTGAGACATCTGAAAAAGCACAGGGGGATCAACAGAAGCCAAAAATCAAGATACGCCACCCGCAAGCTAAAAGCGTTCCGCTGGACCAGCCGGTTATTGTCAAACCTGCTGCTGTGGAACCTGTTGAAAGCGTATCACCCATCGTA is a genomic window of Pseudomonadales bacterium containing:
- a CDS encoding NADP-dependent isocitrate dehydrogenase, coding for MTQNQTIYYTLTDEAPSLATCSLLPIVRAFTNAAGVDVKITNISLGNRVLSVFSDYLNDDQKVLDGLAFLGELTQDPQANIIKLPNISASIPQLKNCIAELQAQGYGIPDYPESPETETEKDIQQRYNKVLGSAVNPVLREGNSDRRAPAAVKAYARKYPHSMKPWSMASRSHADYMRGGDFYSAEQSITMDKPTDVRIEFVTPKGEVTVKKELSLEAGEIIDSMRMSVKALREFFENTLQDAKESGVMWSLHVKATMMKVSHPIVFGHAVTVFYKDLFEKHGEKFKELGVNPNNGLSSVYEKIQSLPRSQREEIMEDIHACYENRPELAMVDSVKGITNLHVPSDVIVDASMPAMIRNGGQMWGPDGKPKDTKAVMPESTYSTIYQEMINFCKTNGAFDPTTIGTVPNVGLMAKKAEEYGSHDKTFEMQADGVMRIVDTDGNVLMQHDVKKGDIWRACQTKDEPVRDWVKLAVIRSRQSNTPAIFWLDRNRPHDIQLIKKVERYLKDHDTKGLDIRIMTYVEAIRRTMERLIRGRDTISVTGNVLRDYLTDLFPIMELGTSAKMLSIVPMLKGGGMYETGAGGSAPKHVQQVLEENHLRWDSLGEFLALAVSLEDLGIKSNNAKAKVLAKTLDQATGKLLENNKSPSRKTGELDNRGSHFYLGMYWAQAVAEQAEDPELAAQFAPFAKQLEENERNILGELEAVQGRPAGIDGYFHADRKQVKEVMRASATLNRILAEATA